A stretch of the Bacillus sp. FJAT-18017 genome encodes the following:
- a CDS encoding MarR family winged helix-turn-helix transcriptional regulator — MEQVRTEKLDPAIVAQIEKDLRYIAGIIKQKGREMLSNYTITPPQFVALQWLFEDGDMTIGELSNKMYLAFSTTTDLVDRMEKNELVVRVKDPKDRRVVRIHLLEEGGRIIDEVIKKRQEYLTDTLKNFTTEEVAVLQHNMTKLHQEMREK, encoded by the coding sequence ATGGAACAGGTTCGGACTGAAAAATTGGATCCAGCTATCGTTGCTCAAATTGAAAAGGATCTTCGTTACATAGCGGGTATTATAAAGCAAAAGGGCAGGGAAATGCTCAGCAACTATACCATCACCCCGCCGCAATTCGTCGCACTTCAATGGCTATTTGAAGATGGCGACATGACTATAGGTGAACTATCCAATAAAATGTATCTAGCATTCAGTACCACCACTGACCTGGTTGACCGGATGGAAAAGAATGAGCTTGTAGTTCGTGTTAAAGACCCGAAGGACAGGCGTGTCGTAAGGATCCATTTGCTTGAAGAGGGCGGGCGGATCATCGATGAAGTTATTAAAAAAAGGCAGGAATACCTGACCGATACATTAAAAAACTTTACTACTGAAGAAGTGGCTGTACTCCAGCACAACATGACAAAATTGCATCAGGAAATGCGGGAAAAATGA
- the racE gene encoding glutamate racemase: MKQPIGIIDSGVGGLTVAREVMRQLPNEQIIYLGDTKRCPYGPRTVQEVRKFTWQLTRFLLGKNIKMLVIACNTATAAVLDDIRRELDIPVVGVIYPGARAAIKNTENYHVGVIGTIGTVKSGAYEKALKSLVSRVSVVSHACPKFVPLVESGEVKGELAERIVAEALEPLKGHKLDTLILGCTHYPLLEPLIKQYMGTDVKVISSGDETAREVSTILDYRGLIDQDNELPKHEFYTTGSDVIFSKIASEWLDYEVTGVKTIKLD, from the coding sequence TTGAAACAGCCAATCGGAATTATTGACTCGGGGGTAGGCGGTTTGACTGTAGCAAGGGAAGTCATGCGCCAGCTTCCAAATGAACAAATTATTTATCTCGGTGACACAAAACGATGTCCATATGGGCCGCGGACAGTCCAGGAGGTCCGTAAATTCACCTGGCAGCTGACGCGTTTTTTACTTGGCAAAAACATAAAAATGCTTGTCATTGCCTGCAATACAGCTACAGCGGCTGTCCTCGACGATATCCGCAGGGAACTGGATATCCCTGTAGTTGGGGTCATTTATCCAGGGGCGAGGGCAGCAATTAAAAATACCGAAAACTATCATGTTGGCGTCATTGGAACTATTGGCACGGTAAAAAGCGGCGCCTACGAAAAGGCATTAAAGTCACTCGTCAGCAGAGTATCCGTCGTCAGCCATGCCTGCCCGAAATTTGTTCCGCTTGTAGAGAGCGGCGAGGTGAAAGGCGAACTTGCCGAACGGATTGTCGCCGAGGCTCTCGAGCCATTAAAGGGGCATAAACTCGATACGCTCATCCTTGGCTGTACCCATTATCCGTTGCTTGAACCGTTAATCAAGCAGTATATGGGTACGGATGTCAAAGTCATTAGCTCTGGTGACGAAACAGCCAGAGAAGTGAGCACAATCCTCGATTATCGCGGATTGATCGACCAGGACAATGAACTTCCGAAACATGAATTTTACACAACTGGTTCAGATGTTATATTTTCAAAAATAGCATCAGAATGGCTTGACTATGAGGTAACTGGTGTCAAAACAATTAAATTGGATTAA